The DNA region CTCTCAGCGGCCGACCGACAGCAACTGATCGAGCATCCCGATACCTTTATCCAGCAGCGAGTACAAGCGCTGTTCGACCCCTTCACCGGTTTCAGTCTGGTGCCGAGCCAGGATGACTGGCTGGGCCTGACCGGACGTATCCAGAATAGCCAGCCGCAGCACGGTTCGGTGCAACTGGACATCGGCAGCGGTGCGCTGGTCGCCGATGCCGACGGCAAGAGTTGGGTGTTGCTGCGCACGCGCACCACGGGCAACGCCTTCGACATGAACCTGCCGCTGCAAGTGGCCGACCTGCTCCAGCACAGCCGTGAACAAGCCGCTCAGGCAGACGTTCAACTGCTTGCCGCCAGCGGCTTGCTCTATGCGGCCAGTGGGCAAAAGCAAGCCACTCGGGAAATGACCTGGGTCGGGGGCGGCGCCACGGCGGGCATTCTATTGCTGTTGCTGCTGGCCTTCCGGCGCTGGCGGGTGTTGCTGGCCTTCGTTCCGGTGCTGGTCGGCATGCTCTTCGGTGCGGTGGCCTGTGTGGCGGTGTTCGGCCATATGCATGTGATGACGCTGGTGCTCGGTTCGAGTCTGATCGGCGTGGCGGTCGATTACCCGCTGCATTACCTGTCCAAGAGCTGGAGCCTGAAACCCTGGCACAGCTGGCCGGCCCTGCGCCTGACGTTGCCGGGCCTGACGCTGAGCCTGATCACCAGTTGCATCGGTTACCTGGCCCTGGCCTGGACACCGTTCCCGGCGCTGACCCAAATTGCCGTGTTCTCTGCCGCCGGTTTGCTCGGCGCTTATTTGTCCGCGGTGTGCCTGCTGCCGGCGCTGCTCAAGGGCACAGATTTGCGGCCAGCGCAGTGGCCGCTGCGGGTGTCCGAGTTTTTGCTGGGGCGCCGTGAAGCGTTGCTCAAACTCGCGAGTACGCCGGTGCTGCTGGCGCTGCTGATTGCCTTTTGTGTGGGCGGCCTGTTGCAGCTCGACACCAAAAACGACATTCGCCAGTGGGTCGGTGCACCGCAGCACCTGACTGACGAAGCACAAACCATTGCACGCATCACCGGCTATCAACCCACCAGCCAGTTCTTCCTGGTGCGCGCCGCCAATCAACAGCAACTGCTGGAACGCCAAACCGCGCTGAACGAGCGGCTGGATCAGTTGGTCAACCTGGAAAAACTCCAGGGTTATCTGTCGCTCAATCAATTGGTCAGCCAACCCACCGAACAGCGGCAAGTGCGCGAAGCGTTGAACAAGTTGCCGCAATTCTGGCAACCGCTACTCGATGTCGGCGTGCCGGCCGAGGCGCTGCAAGCAGAGCTCACGAAGTTGC from Pseudomonas sp. ACM7 includes:
- a CDS encoding MMPL family transporter; the protein is MPSERSLPRLFLILLLAVFALAGWQWRDGAPLSANLMELVPGTAPDALELRAEQRMQEPLNREMLVLVGHTDRQQAVAMAQKLGEQWQASGLFEKVQWNLQADLPALRTQLLNGRLAMLSAADRQQLIEHPDTFIQQRVQALFDPFTGFSLVPSQDDWLGLTGRIQNSQPQHGSVQLDIGSGALVADADGKSWVLLRTRTTGNAFDMNLPLQVADLLQHSREQAAQADVQLLAASGLLYAASGQKQATREMTWVGGGATAGILLLLLLAFRRWRVLLAFVPVLVGMLFGAVACVAVFGHMHVMTLVLGSSLIGVAVDYPLHYLSKSWSLKPWHSWPALRLTLPGLTLSLITSCIGYLALAWTPFPALTQIAVFSAAGLLGAYLSAVCLLPALLKGTDLRPAQWPLRVSEFLLGRREALLKLASTPVLLALLIAFCVGGLLQLDTKNDIRQWVGAPQHLTDEAQTIARITGYQPTSQFFLVRAANQQQLLERQTALNERLDQLVNLEKLQGYLSLNQLVSQPTEQRQVREALNKLPQFWQPLLDVGVPAEALQAELTKLQALPTEDIDAALVGPLAEPYRALWLGPTDDGVAAMVSLQGLNNPSLLRVQALDLPGVELVDRLGELNKVFADTQISAAELKLASSVLIVLVLILPFGFGGALRIVALPLLAALCSLASLGWMGQPLTLFSLFGLLLVTAISVDYAILMREQVGGAAVSLLGTLLAALTTWLSFGLLAVSSTPAVSNFGLSVSLGLAFSFILAPWAGRQVHAAPVTESAT